The genomic window CCTGCGGCCGCAGCGAGGACGAAATCTCCGTCCGCCTCGCCGCCCGGTACGAACAGTCCCGCCTCCCACCGGAGGAACCCCACGGCTCTCCCGCGGGAATCGTCGAACAACTCGGCGCCTACGCGGAGTTGGACACGAATCGGATCTACGTCCGCCTGCGGGCCCTCTCCGACCTCGACCACTGAACCTGCTGATGACCGAGGTCGCACCCCGACCACCGTGACCGCCCAACCCCACGGCGGGCAGCCATGACAGCGGCACCTCGTAGCCGCCGAGCCGGCCCAACCCCCGCCGCCGGGCCCCTACTCGGCGATCGGCAACGACACCCCGTCCCGCAGGAACACCGGAATCCGCTCCAGCGGGGCATCCACGGTCACGGACGCACCACCCTCATACGTCTGCCCGGTCCACGCATCGGCCCACCGGGCCCCCGCCGGAAGATACGTCGTCCAGGAAGTCGCCCCCGCCTCCAACACCGGCGCCACCAGCACATCCCGCCCGAACAGATACGCGTCGTCGACCGACCAGGCCCGCTCGTCCTCGGGGAACTCCAGGAACAGCGGCCGCATCACCGGCAGCCCCTCCTCGTGGGCCTCCCGCATGACCTGAAGCACGTACGGCTTCAACCGCTCCCGCAGCCGCAGATACCGCTCCAGGATCGCCCCGGCCTCCTCCCCGTACGACCAGACCTCGTTGGGCCCACCGGTCATGGCGGGGCCCAACGGCATTCCGGGCTCCCGGAATCCGTGCAGCCGCATCAACGGGGAGAACGCGCCGAACTGGAACCAGCGGACCATCACCTCGCGGTACGCCGGATCGTCGGGGTTGCCCCCGTGGAAGCCGCCGATGTCGGTGTTCCACCAGGGGATGCCGGACAACGCCGTGTTGAGGCCCGCCGCGATCTGCTGGCGCAAAGCCGTGAAGTCGGTGCCGATGTCACCGGACCACAGGGCGGCGCCGTACCGCTGACTGCCCGCCCACGCCGAACGGTTGAGGGAGACGATCTCCTCCTCGCCGGTCGCCTTCAGCCCCTCGTAGAAGGTGCGCGCGCTCTCGGCCGGATAGATGTTGCCGACCTCCAGGCCGGGTCCCGCCCAGTAGCGCAGGTTCTCCTGGAAGCCCGGCTTGATCTCGGGCTCGCAGGCGTCCAGCCAGAACGCCTTGATGCCGTACGGCTCCAGATAGTTCTCCTTCACGCGCGACCACACGAACTCGCGCGCCTGAGGGTTCGTCGCGTCGTAGAAGGCCACCTGGACCGTCGACGCGACCTCCTTGTCCGGCCAGTCGGCGTGCGCCATCGGGCCGTACTGCGTGCCGATGAAGTAGCCGCGCTGCTCCATGAGGTGGTGGTTCTCGCTCAGCGGCGAGACCGACGGCCACACGGACACCACCAGCTTGATGCCCAGCTCCTCCAGCTCACGGACCATGGCAGCCGGGTCGGGCCACTCGGCGAGGTCGAACTTCCAGTCGCCGAGGTGCGTCCAGTGGAAGAAGTCGCAGACGATGACGTCGATGGGCAGGCCCCGCCGCTTGTACTCCCGTGCCACGGCGAGGAGTTCGTCCTGCGTGCGGTAGCGCAGCTTGCACTGCCAGAAGCCGGCCGCCCACTCCGGCAGCATCGGCGTACGGCCCGTCGCCGCGCTGTAGCGGCGCTGTGCGTCGGCCGGGTCGCCCGCGGTGATCCAGTAGTCGATCTGCCGGGCCGAGTCCGCGACCCAGCGGGTGCCGTTGCCGGCCAGCTCGACGCGGCCGATCGCCGGGTTGTTCCACAGCAGGGTGTAGCCGCGGCTGGAGGTGAGCACCGGGATGCCGACCTCGGCGTTGCGCTGGACCAGGTCGAGGACCAGGCCCTTCTGGTCGAGCCGCCCGTGCTGGTGCTGCCCGAGGCCGTACAGCTTCTCGTCGTCGTACGCGGCGAAGCGCTGCTCCAGACGGTGGTAGCCGTTGCCGACGGCGGTGTAGAGGCGCGAGCCGGGCCACCAGAAGTGGGCGCGCGCCTCCGACAGCAGCTCGTGGCCGTCGGCGGTGCGCGTGTAGCGGATCAGACCCTCGGCGTTGACCTCGACGGTGAGCGCGCCGACAGTCAGCCGCCCCGTCCCGTCCTCGATCTTGACGCTGCTCTCGGTGCTCTCCGGCTCGTCGAGGAGGGCGCCCGGCAGTCCGTCGAGGACCGGGCCGCCCAGGCGGGCGCGGACCCGGACCGCGTCCGGGCCCCAGGGCTCGATCCGCAGGGTCTCCTGACGTCCGCTCCATTCCAGGGCGCCGTCCCGCTCACGGAACGTGCCGACGGTGGGGGAGGACTGGGCGAGGCTGACCTCACCCGTCGGTGTCTGGTTCTCGGCAGGCTGATTCACGGGACGGCTCCTGGAAGGAAGGAGTGGCGGCACGCCCGGCTCGGCTCCGGTGGGCCGGACGGTGGTGGGGGTGGAGGAAGGCGGGGGCAGGGCGGATCGGGAAGGCGAGCCCCCGGCATCCGTTAGGCGGCGGCGCGGCACCGCCCACCGGCTCGGTCGGCGGGCTCAGCCCGTGGCGGACAACGGGCCCGTGCTCGCGCGGACCGTCAGCTCGGGGGCGAGGAGCACCACTTCGTCGGTGTCCCGCCCCTCCAGCTTGGCGACCAGTTGCTCCACGGCCCGCCGGCCCATCTCCTGGGCCGGGATGGCGACGGACGTCAGCCGCACCGAGGCCTGTACGGCGACCTGGTCCGGGCAGACCGCGATCACCGAGACGTCCTCGGGCACCGCCCGGCCCTGCTGCCGCAACAGCGCGAGCAGCGGCTCCACCGCGGACTCGTTCTGCACGACGACCCCCGTGGTGCCCGGCCGTTCGTCGAAGATCCGGGCCAGTGTCGCGGCCATCGCGTCGTAGCCGCCCTCGCAGGGGCGGTGCAGTACGCGCAGGCCCAACTCCCTTGCCCGGGACCGGAGTCCGTCGAGGGTGCGCTCGGCGAAACCGGTGTGGCGTTCGTAGACCGCGGGCGCCTCGCCGACGACGGCGATGTCGCGGTGGCCGAGCTTCGCCAGATGCTCCACGCACAGCGCGCCCGTCGCTCCGAAGTCGAGGTCGACACAGGTCAGCCCGCTGGTGTCGGCCGGCAGCCCGATGAGCACGGACGGCTGGTCGGTGCCGCGCAGCAGCGGCAGCCGCTCGTCGTCCAGCTCGACGTCCATCAGGATCATCGCGTCGGCGAGCCCGCTGCCCGTGACACGGCGCACCGCGTCGGGACCCTCCTCGCCGGTGAGCAGCAGCACGTCGTAGCCGTAGGTGCGGGCCGTGGTGGCCACGGCTATGGCGATCTCCATCATCACCGGGACGTACATGTCGGTGCGCAGCGGGACCATCAGGGCGACGATGTTCGACTTGTTGCTCGCCAGGGCGCGGGCCCCCGCGTTCGGGTGGTAGCCGAGCTCCTGGATGCTCCGCTCGACCCGCTGCCGGGTGCCGGCGGAGATGGACCGCTTGCCGCTGAGGACATAGC from Streptomyces sp. DSM 40750 includes these protein-coding regions:
- a CDS encoding glycoside hydrolase family 31 protein, with amino-acid sequence MNQPAENQTPTGEVSLAQSSPTVGTFRERDGALEWSGRQETLRIEPWGPDAVRVRARLGGPVLDGLPGALLDEPESTESSVKIEDGTGRLTVGALTVEVNAEGLIRYTRTADGHELLSEARAHFWWPGSRLYTAVGNGYHRLEQRFAAYDDEKLYGLGQHQHGRLDQKGLVLDLVQRNAEVGIPVLTSSRGYTLLWNNPAIGRVELAGNGTRWVADSARQIDYWITAGDPADAQRRYSAATGRTPMLPEWAAGFWQCKLRYRTQDELLAVAREYKRRGLPIDVIVCDFFHWTHLGDWKFDLAEWPDPAAMVRELEELGIKLVVSVWPSVSPLSENHHLMEQRGYFIGTQYGPMAHADWPDKEVASTVQVAFYDATNPQAREFVWSRVKENYLEPYGIKAFWLDACEPEIKPGFQENLRYWAGPGLEVGNIYPAESARTFYEGLKATGEEEIVSLNRSAWAGSQRYGAALWSGDIGTDFTALRQQIAAGLNTALSGIPWWNTDIGGFHGGNPDDPAYREVMVRWFQFGAFSPLMRLHGFREPGMPLGPAMTGGPNEVWSYGEEAGAILERYLRLRERLKPYVLQVMREAHEEGLPVMRPLFLEFPEDERAWSVDDAYLFGRDVLVAPVLEAGATSWTTYLPAGARWADAWTGQTYEGGASVTVDAPLERIPVFLRDGVSLPIAE
- a CDS encoding LacI family DNA-binding transcriptional regulator codes for the protein MVTLAEVAQHAGVSASTVSYVLSGKRSISAGTRQRVERSIQELGYHPNAGARALASNKSNIVALMVPLRTDMYVPVMMEIAIAVATTARTYGYDVLLLTGEEGPDAVRRVTGSGLADAMILMDVELDDERLPLLRGTDQPSVLIGLPADTSGLTCVDLDFGATGALCVEHLAKLGHRDIAVVGEAPAVYERHTGFAERTLDGLRSRARELGLRVLHRPCEGGYDAMAATLARIFDERPGTTGVVVQNESAVEPLLALLRQQGRAVPEDVSVIAVCPDQVAVQASVRLTSVAIPAQEMGRRAVEQLVAKLEGRDTDEVVLLAPELTVRASTGPLSATG